In Camelus dromedarius isolate mCamDro1 chromosome 7, mCamDro1.pat, whole genome shotgun sequence, the sequence GGTCGCCCTCTCTCACCCACCACACTGTTTCCCATAACTGAACCCGAGTGCAAACGTCCCTGGTGGCCAAGAATCAGGAAGGTGCAGGAGACAATTCAGGCTGCCAGGGAGGGCTCACTGCGCCTGAACCAAGAAGCCCCCATCAGagcgacaaaaaaaaaaaaaaaaaaaaaaaaaaaaaagacaaaccgaGAAAAAGGGGATgaaaagaaaggggggaaaaaaacagagagagaggaacaagcgccttctccctccctgctgctAACTTCCAAAAGACTTCCTGGAAATCAGAAATACTCACCGCACCCGAGCCCCACGGGTATGAAACCCAGAATGCCAGGAGCCGCACGCGTTTGCTCGGGGCGGCATTTCTTTGGCTGGCCGCCGCCCTGGCTACAGGGATTTGGACACAGGGACCTGGGATTGTTGGCTCGCTTGGCACATGCATCTATCTTTCTCCAGCCACTTCTGAAAAGTTGATAGCGCAGGGAGGTCGGGAAGCTTCGAGAGCCGTCTCCCGTTTTCCGCTTCCCGGTGGAGCCAGATGCATAGCCGGCTAACAATTGGAAAAGCCGGCTAACAATGGGCTGGGGTCCGGGGTCCGGGGGCGCGGACTCGGAGCCGGGCTTGGGAGGGGGGCGAGGGCCTGCgggaggttgggggaggagaggtgggcagaggagagagggaggaggaacggagagaataggaaaaaaagaggataagagggaaagacagactgataggaaggaaaacagagacagatgAGTTCAGAGATCCAGGAACTGGTTttagaaaatgtggagaaaaaaaaaaagagggaaataaatgGGGGAATCCCCCAAAAGaatccttcttctctttctccgttctctccttttttctctctctcctcctctctctcttctgtctcatcccccctctccctctgcttcttcctcctgCCTTAGCAGAACTTATGTGGCTGGGATGCGGGGGCCCTCGGGTGTCAAAACTTTGAAGATTAATGAATTACTTTGTTAATGACTGCAGGCGTCAGACTGAGGTGCTTAAATGATTTGTGAGGTGCGAGGCGTCTTCCCGACAGTCCCAAACAATGCGCGGAGTGTGcgggggaggcagagggcagctgcCGGCGGGACCCGCGCAGGGCTCACCGCTCGCACGCActcgcacactcacacacactcccagGCGCACACACCAGATCTTTGCTGatcaggaggcaggcaggcaccCTTGCCCCCACGCACTCCCAGGCATCTCCACCCAcacccacatatatgtatttttgccctgaaaaaagtgtaaataaagCCTCGCTGGCCCCCAATGAGGCGTTCCTTCCCGACTTTTTTGGATCAATCAAACAGACAGTGGCTTCTTTTGATTAAAGCCCAAATTGTCATTGGGCAGAAGCAATCATGTGACAGCCAATTCGGTCCAATTTCAACCTTGTCTCCATGAATTCAATAGTTTAATAGTAGCACGGTCCCCATACGGCTGTAATcagtgaattagaaaaaaaacacCCCAGCAGCGATCTTctatgatagatttttttttccctccgtGCTCGCCTTTTTCCTGGGCCTTGcccccccaaagcccctccaGAAGAGGGAACTTTTTCTCCGAGGGGGCTCCAAGGAGAAGGCCATGAATTACGAATTTGAGCGAGAGATTGGTTTTATCAATAGCCAGCCGTCGCTCGCTGAGTGCCTGACATCTTTTCCCCCTGTCGCTGATACATTTCAAAGTTCATCAATCAAGACCTCGACGCTTTCACACTCGACACTGATTCCTCCTCCTTTTGAGCAGACCATTCCCAGCCTGAACCCGGGCAGTCACCCTCGCCACGGCGCTGGCGGCCGCCCCAAGCCGAGCCCCGCGGGCAGCCGCGGCAGCCCAGTGCCCGCCGGCGCCCTGCAGCCGCCCGAGTACCCCTGGATGAAGGAGAAGAAGGCGGCCAAGAAAACCGCGCTGCCGCCCGCctcggccgccgccgccaccaccggCCCTGCCTGCCTCAACCACAAAGGTCAGTCCAAAGACTTGGCCCCAGGTCCCGGGaccctcttccccttctgggcTGCCCCAAGAGCGgttatggggggaggggagagtgggctgggagagaagggggagagggagagatgctTGGCTGCTTTCCCTTCCCCTGTGGGCTCAGGAGCGGGTTTGATGTTGAGAAAAGGGATCCTGCGCTCCACTatgagacatatatatatatatatatatatatttttaagaagggggtgggggaacttTCCCTAACTTGTGTAATGTGGGATGATTTATTTGAGTTGGAACTGACCTCCTCTTGTCTAGTTGTCCTAGAGTTTGGCTTTTTGACAGTAATGAAGAGTGATAGATCGCTCTTGCTCAGCTAAGCAGCTGATGCATTAATTATAAATTGTGGTGTGGCTAATATAAAGTTTGCTCCCGGATGGAGAGGTTGGGGGGAACTACAGGCAGGAATTTGATGGAAGTGGAAGAGATGGGGTCTCCTCGGGTTGGGCTCCCAGGAAAGGCAGCACAATAGCTTTCCTGCATCCAGGGGCGGCCATTTTGTTGCAGTTGATCTTTTCTGCTATATTTATTCTCCAGTGGAATAACTCTGCTTGGACCCCTCCACCTCCAACTGTGCGTGTGTCTCTTGTTGGTTTCCCTTTCTGCAGAATCCCTGGAAATCGCCGATGGCAGCGGCGGGGGCTCCAGGCGCCTGAGAACTGCTTACACCAACACGCAGCTTTTAGAGCTGGAAAAAGAATTTCATTTCAACAAGTACCTCTGCAGACCCCGAAGGGTGGAAATTGCAGCGCTGCTGGATTTGACTGAGAGACAAGTGAAAGTGTGGTTTCAGAACCGGAGGATGAAGCACAAGAGGCAGACCCAGTGTAAGGAGAACCAAAACAGTGAGGGAAAATTTAAAAGCCTCGAAGACTCTGAGAAAGtggaggaggatgaggaagagaagTCGCTCTTTGAGCAAGCCCTCAGCGTCTCCGGGGCCCTTCTGGAGAGGGAAGGTTACACTTTTCAGCAAAACGCCCTCTCTCAGCAGCAGGCTCCCAGTGGACACAATGGCGACTCCCAAAGTTTCCCAGTTTCGCCTTTAACCAGcaatgagaaaaatctgaaacATTTTCAGCACCAGTCACCCACTGTTCCTAACTGCTTGTCAACAATGGGCCAGAACTGTGGCTCTGGCCTAAACAATGACAGTCCCGAGGCCCTCGAGGTCCCCTCTTTGCAGGACTTTAACGTTTTTTCCACAGATTCCTGCCTACAGCTTTCAGATGCAGTCTCGCCCAGTTTGCCAGGTTCCCTCGACAGTCCTGTAGATATTTCAGCTGACAGCTTTGACTTTTTTACAGACACACTCACCACAATCGACTTGCAGCATCTGAATTACTAAAaacattaaagcaaaacaaagcatcacaaaacaaaaacccctctGACCAGGTGGTTTTGCCTTCTTTtattctgagagttaattttaattttattttcttctccatccatctaccctctcccttctttaaatgttgaagattttctctttagTGATTCCCCTGACCCAGTTTCAGAGCcatctttttcagattattttggaGTTTTAGTTGTTTTAAATCTAGCCCAACAATCCTCTATGTGATTTCCTGAAAGCAATATATGAGGCCTGCAAGAAAGTGATCATGTAATTGtatcttcactttctttttatttttgtattacaTTAGGATGCATTGTCATGCGTATTTTTGGTAGAATAAATTCTCCTTTGCTATAAGtagctttcttatttttttttctcctcctcttaaGGCTCataatggtttctttttcttcttttagtctaACTTGGTAAATAAAATTCTGGAAcaatccattttctttttcaattttaatatatttattaaagggGGCATGTCCAAAGTCTTCAACAGTCAGCAATggaaaagaaagccaaaaaatGGTTAGGGCTTCTGAGAagtgtgggttttttctttttgctgttgttgttgttgttgttgttgttttttaagggAATGGATTTGGTTTTTCAATGTAGAGGTTCAAGCCATAGATTTAAATTGGTAATAGAAACATGATTGGGAAGCTTCAGAGCTGGGCCAAGCCCAAGCTTTTGAAAGTGGAGAAACACAGTGCCTACAGAAACCCCCAACTCCAGGAAGGAGGAACATGAAGTTTCTTTAACAAGCTACCAATAACTAAGTTATCAGGTCAATAACTAAGTTATCAGCaactcatttatttatacatatttgtttcaaACATCTACATTCCAAACCCCTCCCCCACAAATCCCCGAACATTTTCAGTGTGGTTGATTAGTCTCCCAGCTGTTGATGGGTCCAGGCAAACAGacctaaaagagaaaaacaaaaataaaacaaaacagaggttaccagttggaaaatgcactttGGAAAGGGTTCTTTCCAATCCTTTGGTTCAGTCAAACTAGGATTATTTTCCCCCAGGGTCAGAAAaatcaatatttcattcttaaatatgTTTACATGGCAAATAATGGACCATTAAATCTTTGAAGTCAGGTTAGCAAGatgagatttaaaatataatgttcCTACACCCTAGGTTATAAATTAACCCAGTTTCtagagagaaaaagcagaaaagcacTTTAAATGAAATACCAATAAAATGTAATCTAGGCTATGTTACTGGGTtgctctgtctttttctttccttcttatgtctccctatgtttattttttccctcactgAGCTCTGTTCTGATGGCTACTGACCGTGAGAAAACGCAGCGTGTAAGCAACATGTGTAGGGGGCGGGTTGATTTAAGAACCCGGCTCTCAATAGCAAAGGCTTGTAAGTTATTAGGAAATCGCGATCTTTCTTCCTAGGTATGCTCCCTACCTTCCCCCACTCTTTGCCCCCTTAATCCCGGCAGCGGTGGAGGCGTGTGAAGACCCTGGCCGGTCTCCTGCCCCAGGCGCAGAGCGGAGCTGAGCAGGCGGCCGGGCTGCGGCCAGGGCTAAGCCGCTGCTGTTTGCGATTCATCCTACACTCATAAATCAAACGCTTTCTATGAATGAGAATGTCATCAAAGAGATCAATTGCAGGAACACATGCACAAATAAAAATCCTCTTACGTATTTGCCGGGGATCCCGTCCGAAAGCATTAAGTTAGAAGGCGTTTAgtcataattcatttttattgctctttAAAAACAACAGCTTGGCTGAGCCGCGGATGCCGTGAACCGCTCGGGCCTCGGCGATGTTTTGTCTCCTCCTCGCTCCTTCCCCTTCTAGTAGAAGAGCCCTGAAAGAGGCTCTTTGAGCCCAGCAAGCCGCTTGCAGGCGATCATTTAAATAGTGACCAAGCTCGCCTTTCACCCACTCTCCCGGGGGGGGTTAAAGAGACTAGCTCGAGTCTTGGGGCACTAGACCACTTGCCCAGAGGACCAAGGGTCTCCTACAAGGAGAAGTGAGCCTTAGTATTtcgtgggggtggggaaggaaccGAGCTACGGAAGCCTGCGGGCTCGTGGCCAGAGGAAGCTGCCTTTGTGAGCCGCGCCGGGAGAGCAGAGCTCTGGGCAGCCAGCCGGGGCGGGGTTGGCCGGGCCGCGAGAGCCCGGCCTGCCGGGAGCAGTGAGCGGAGGCAGGCTGGTCGCCCGCCCGCGTGCAGCGGACGAGGGTCCGAGCGCACGCTTGTGATCCCAAGAAAAACGCTCCACCCAGGATTCCATCCTGAAAAGAGCCccggagggaggaagagaggcgGAGGGAGAGGAGCGCCAGAGGCCGAGAacaagcagaggaaggagagcagCTGTGGACTAGGGTGGCTTTGTGGCTCGAGCCCTGCGGCCGGCGGCCGAGAAGGCCAACAAAGGGACAAGAAAGAGACAAGTGGGGAGAACGTACCGATGGGTTCGGCTGGGAGAGCAGATCCTCCGCAATGCCAGCCGAGACCCGCTCACGTCCTACCTCCTCCCCAACAGGAGCCCCTTCTCTACCCCTGACTGGAGGCCTGGCACTCCCAAGGAAGCCACCATCGGTAGGGCTGCCTTGCCTTTTCCCTTCTCCAGGATGAGGTTCCCCAGATGCTGCAATTGGGGCAGGAGTGaccttttctgcctccttcttaACCATGATTGGGGATGGGTCAAAGGTCACAGGAAAGTACCctttcaaaaggaaatgtttagGGGAAATATTCCTTTGCTACTGAAGGAATCCATAGTCAAATATCTGCCAGAGATGTGGACAGGTTAGGAGGGAACTCCTATATGTGGAGAACAAGACACAGAAACCTGAAAGGCTAACACATTGGAAATGTGCTTGCCTCGAGCAAAACTTCCTTCTTCTAATTGGGAAGGGAAAACTAGAGGCGAGTGGGAACCCCAAATCCACATACAATCCTCAGATAAATTTCATCTGTCCGATTCCGATGTGGCAAACATGGTCAGAGTAAAATCTGCACAGCATTGGCTACAAAACTTCTTGGATgatctttggatttcttttaccTAAGAATGCATCAATTCTTGGCCTCTGGCCTTTTCTCTCTACAAGCCAAGGGTTGACACGAAACCTAATAGTAAACAGCAATTAACCACCCCGTCAGCATCCGGGTAGGATGAGGGTGATGGAGAACAGGACCCCTGTCCTGGGATGACGCTCAGATTTACACGTGTCTCTCTAGAGAGAGACTTGAAGATTCACACAAGTAACTACAGTCAGTcacaaaagggaggaaaaaaatgtcccGTCCACCATCAGCCATCTGTCCACTGCCCTCCCACCTGCCAGCCCTCACCCCCACTTCAGCTGTGCAGCAGaatcggggtgggggtggataaAGGAGGCTTTACCATTCCTAACATCCCCCCTCCAGAAAACGAGAAACGTTGCGGGGGCGGGGATGGTAGTTTAACGTACTTTGCTGGAGCTGTGTACTAGCTCGCCTTTTGAGGTCGGGTTAGGAGGACCCAGACTCCTGGGTCCTAGGGAGCCAGCAGATGGTCTGCAGCGTACGGCCCGGCCCCCACGCTGGCCACGTCCGCTAGCGTCATCTCTCTCCCCCGCCTCCTACCCCTCAAAATCCAGCGGCGGAGTTGCTCCGGATCCCGTAGGGCTCCCAGAGCAATTCTGaatggggaggagaaaggggcgGAGAgcgaggagagagggagggcgaAGAGCCGGGCCACCCCCGACCTCTTCCGGCAAGCTTAACTCCCAAGGCTCACTCGCTCCCGGGCGTCGAATTACAGAAGCTCCCCGTTGCCATGCTAATAgccagtggggggaggggggaaggggggaaaAGGGGCTTCAAGACCCTCCTTGGAGAAGGGAAGTTTCCTTTCTTGCCCTCCTCCCATCCACGCCCACTCGAGAtcttcccagccagccagccctctgCGCACTTTCCTCTCCTTCCGGAGTTTGGAGAGTTGGTGGCCCAGATTCGTCATACGCCACAGTTCTCGGCGCTCCTCACAGTCCCACGGCAACACAGCAGGGACCGCAGTGAAAGCGCCCGGGGAGCGACTCTTCCAGCTCCTCGCGTTACGGGCTCGGCCTCTGTGCTAGTGGCGGCCCACAATGCTCCCGCCCACTGATTCCCGACCCAAGAGAGCGCGGAGCCCTCTTTGCTTCTCACCTCTTGCCAGTTCCTCTTTCTGTGCAccgtggggagggggcggtgaCTGGGGATGcctcccagcaccccctcccGGAGAAGGGTGGCGATCGGAGTCAGCGCGCGCAGAAGGCAGCCTCCGCTGCCCGTCGCCCCAGCGCTCCGAATCTGCCCCTGCAGCCGCCGCAGCTGCTGCTGCCGCCCGAGCTGCCTGGGGGGGCGACTGCGCGTCACCTAGACTGAGGAGCGCCGGGGATTTAAATGCCACTGAAACGGTGATCCATCACCGCAGGAGCCAGCAAACTTTCGCAGGAGGCTCGGCCATTGGCTGATACAGTCACGTGCCTCTCCCCTAGCGCCCTCCGCCCTCCCGCCCCCCCTCCTGCGCACTGTACATTcatatcatttttcttctccagcCCCATGGAGGAAGTGAGAAAGTTGGCACGGTCGCCCAGAGCTTCGCAGGACCCGGTCACTCAGTGACAGATGGACAATGCAAGAATGAGCTCCTTCCTGGAATACCCTATCCTCAGCGGTGGCGACTCGGGAACCTGCTCAGCGCGAGCCTACCCTTCCGATCATGGAATTACAACTTTCCAGTCGTGCGCGGTCAGTGCCAACAGCTGTGGCGGCGACGACCGCTTCCTAGTGGGCAGGGGGGTGCAGATCAGCCcgcccccccaccaccaccaccatcaccacccccaGCCGGCCACCTACCAGACTCCCGGGAACCTGGGGGTGTCCTACTCCCACTCGAGTTGTGGTCCAGGCTACAGCGCGCAGAACTTCGGCGCGCCTTACAGCCCCTACGCGTTAAATCAGGAAGCAGAAGTAAGTGGTGGGTACCCCTCGTGCGCTCCCGCTGTTTACTCTGGAAATCTCTCATCTCCCATGGtccagcatcaccaccaccaccagggtTATGCTGGGGGCGCGGTGGGCTCGCCTCAGTACATTCACCACTCATATGGACAAGAGCACCAGAGCCTGGCCCTGGCCACGTATAATaactccctgtcccctctccacgCCAGCCACCAAGAAGCCTGTCGCTCCCCTGCATCAGAGACGTCTTCTCCAGCTCAGACCTTTGACTGGATGAAAGTCAAAAGAAACCCTCCCAAAACAGGTCAGTCTTGCCATTCCAAGATTGCTCCTTGATGATTCTGGAAGGAGCTGGTATGCTTAGTTTCCAAGGCAAATTAATcatgttttttcccccaagtttttGTTTCCCACTAGTGTTGTCGGGTGTTGGGAGGTTGCCCAGGTGCAGTTGGGGCAAAGGAACATCTGGGACTGTTGTGGTTCCAAAGGGGCTGGGCTTTAGAGGTTTTGGAAGTAGGAAATGGGGAAGTAGgtaggtgtgtttgtgtgtgtaggggggcGTTCTGTTAATATCTCCAGGATCTATTAATCACTGGTCTGATGAAGTTAATGGTCGGCTTCAGATTAACAACGTTTACACCTCATCACTCACACTCTCCAGCACAGTTTGTGTTGAGAAATTCTTGATTCCTCCTTTACCTTAATGTTGCTCTGAAGGGTGTAGGGAATCTCTTatcaattataaaaattttactttttctctcatCACTTCCCACCTTGCCCCCAGGGAAAGTTGGAGAGTACGGCTATGTGGGTCAACCCAATGCAGTGCGTACCAACTTCACCACCAAGCAGCTCACGGAGCTGGAGAAGGAGTTTCACTTCAACAAGTATTTGACGCGCGCCCGCAGGGTGGAGATTGCCGCGTCCCTGCAGCTCAATGAGACCCAGGTGAAGATCTGGTTCCAGAATCGCCGAATGAAGCAGAAGAAGCGAGAGAAGGAGGGCCTCTTGCACATCTCTCCAGCCACTCCACCGGGAAGCGAGGAGAAGGCCGAGGAATCCTCAGAAAAGTCCAGCTCATCACCCTGCATTCCTTCCCCGGGGTCTTCTACCTCAGACACTCTACCTACCTCGCACTGAGGCCGCCCCAGCCCCACACTCAGCAGCCCAGGCTAGTCCTCCGGCTGGGACTTCTTACCTAAAGCACATTCTTAGCTTAtcttcctttccatttacaatctctctcttcctttctgatcCTATCTGGGGGACTCCTGGCCAAGATAATGTATTTCCAGAGAATTCTGGAATAGAGACTtgatggggaagggaaagaggagggagtgtTGGCTCCTTAATGCAGACTGAGTGCCAGCATCAATTTTCTGATGGCCCCTAACACTCCTACTTTTAGGAGATTTCCACAGAACCTACTGTTCCTTTCAGATGCCCTTTGGAATATAGTCTCCTTGCCAGCAGAATCATGTCAGAGGGAGGCCCCTTATCTTTTATCTATGTGTATATTTACAGTTCTCCCCTACTTTGCCCATAAAGCAGGCTAGAGAAAGAGGAGAGTCCAGGAGCTCATGAAGAAGAGATGTACCATGAGCGTGTTTACACAATTAATTCATTccttaatttaattcaatttcataGTGTTTGAGTTTGCTGGTTGTAAATACTTTGTCCTGAAAGATTTATCTTTACACAGATTTTCTAGAAATGTTTAGATTAAGTGACTAAAACAGGGTGGGCAAACTCTTAAAGCTGGTACAACTTTCAATGTGATTGTAGGTTAAAGAATAAAAGATCTCACTTAAAATCAATCAGATGCCTCAGAGGGTAGCCTCAATTTGTTCTTTCAGTGAGTTAAGAAGGCCTGCAGAATACAAGGTCAGAAACCTTACTTCCTGTGCTGagtctctccccatccccacccctttctTGTTTCTCTGGCCACACTCtaaaatttgtgctagattatTCGGGTCCTAAATGTACTCTTTGAACCAGCTTCTTCTTTCCACAGTTACCTTAGCTGGATATGATGTATTTTCAACTCAATCGTTAATGTGATGGATGGCacaatgaatgtatattttgTGTGATTCGTGAATAGGCTTTTGCATGTCGCACAATGTTTTGATGTCCCTAAAGTACCACACTGAGTTCTATCAGTTAGTTAGCCTTTGTGATATTCCCCATTTCCTGTACAATCATGAGCAGCTCTGAGATCTGGAGTGATATGATCCAGAGCAGAGTTTACGGGTCTTAAGATGTctgtaataaatatattcaagTTTCAGATATGCTTAAGCATCCATGTATTTGGCTTGGCTACAGTTTGTTGGTTCCGACAAAGTTGGCTCATTTcatgtggggaaggggagaagggtgGTGTGTATTTTCAAAGATATGGATCatgttcttgaaaaaaaaaagagtaaatgcttttCATCATGTAGCTGAAGCTTCCCCTGTAAGTGTAACTGCACCTAGCCAACGTCTATGTAATAGgttgattttctttaaatagcaACAGCTTCTTTATCGTAATCAAAGTTCATCATGGAAAAAATGAATGGTGAAGAAATTTATGGAGCAGATCTATTTTTGAAACAAACATGGATACTTCCTGGGTCAAGTGCTAACCTTTTCACCTCCAACTGAATGTTgacatatatataaacagaatcCCCTTCAAAAGCCGAAACTCTTCAGTCAGTCTTTCCTCACATCAGTGAACCAAGAGCTGAGAGATTCACATTTAATTAGCTCCAGTATAAAGCTGTTTGAGGATGAGGCCCCCACGccacctctctttctttctttctttttttggattgtCAGATAGTGCGCCAAGTATTCCACCCTTTAAATTGAGTGTGGTCTGTTCTGAGTAAACCCTTGTATCCCTCCTCCCAGTCCTCCTGTCAATATCCACCCTTTCCTGCCACTTTTTAACTCCCACCCCCAGTTCCTTCTGGGTTACAC encodes:
- the HOXA1 gene encoding homeobox protein Hox-A1 isoform X2; translation: MDNARMSSFLEYPILSGGDSGTCSARAYPSDHGITTFQSCAVSANSCGGDDRFLVGRGVQISPPPHHHHHHHPQPATYQTPGNLGVSYSHSSCGPGYSAQNFGAPYSPYALNQEAEPPRSLSLPCIRDVFSSSDL
- the HOXA1 gene encoding homeobox protein Hox-A1 isoform X1 — protein: MDNARMSSFLEYPILSGGDSGTCSARAYPSDHGITTFQSCAVSANSCGGDDRFLVGRGVQISPPPHHHHHHHPQPATYQTPGNLGVSYSHSSCGPGYSAQNFGAPYSPYALNQEAEVSGGYPSCAPAVYSGNLSSPMVQHHHHHQGYAGGAVGSPQYIHHSYGQEHQSLALATYNNSLSPLHASHQEACRSPASETSSPAQTFDWMKVKRNPPKTGKVGEYGYVGQPNAVRTNFTTKQLTELEKEFHFNKYLTRARRVEIAASLQLNETQVKIWFQNRRMKQKKREKEGLLHISPATPPGSEEKAEESSEKSSSSPCIPSPGSSTSDTLPTSH
- the HOXA2 gene encoding homeobox protein Hox-A2 is translated as MNYEFEREIGFINSQPSLAECLTSFPPVADTFQSSSIKTSTLSHSTLIPPPFEQTIPSLNPGSHPRHGAGGRPKPSPAGSRGSPVPAGALQPPEYPWMKEKKAAKKTALPPASAAAATTGPACLNHKESLEIADGSGGGSRRLRTAYTNTQLLELEKEFHFNKYLCRPRRVEIAALLDLTERQVKVWFQNRRMKHKRQTQCKENQNSEGKFKSLEDSEKVEEDEEEKSLFEQALSVSGALLEREGYTFQQNALSQQQAPSGHNGDSQSFPVSPLTSNEKNLKHFQHQSPTVPNCLSTMGQNCGSGLNNDSPEALEVPSLQDFNVFSTDSCLQLSDAVSPSLPGSLDSPVDISADSFDFFTDTLTTIDLQHLNY